One genomic region from Planctomycetia bacterium encodes:
- a CDS encoding DUF1501 domain-containing protein has translation MGFNTEAAFHRRQWLRGGGAAAASLLVPKVLQARDSSTKPAGKNKSPARAAIVIYLQGGLSHYESFDPKPLAPSAYRGEFDSIATKVPGTHFSEHLPMLAARADKFNVLRSVYVDSPSHPVAIHMTLTGWDMPGADVAGKNKNTTNPSIGSWVARLRTENSRDLPPYVAIPHDAQLGIRVRYATAGLLGSTYEPLFAGLPPDTSTGIYEPPRDLRLSTGIDSARLEQRLSLLNAIDQRARWSQPIASLDRYHRRAYDMLAGDAAGAAFDLSRESAADRERYGNHLWGQQTILARRLAESGVPFTLVNLTLNQAHGQDWDTHVDNFGMMKNTLLPPMERAVSALLDDLEARGLLDTTLVAMFGEFGRTPQINAQGGRDHWAKVCSVMLAGGGLKKGVVVGASTRAGDVPLDRPIHFNDVLATIYHQLGVSTSEVLHDSLGRPFPVLAHGEPIRELLA, from the coding sequence AGAACAAGTCGCCGGCGCGGGCCGCGATCGTCATCTATCTGCAGGGTGGCCTGTCGCACTACGAAAGCTTCGATCCGAAGCCCCTCGCGCCGAGCGCTTACCGCGGCGAATTCGATTCGATCGCCACGAAAGTTCCCGGCACGCACTTCTCCGAACATCTCCCGATGCTCGCCGCACGGGCCGACAAGTTCAACGTGCTGCGCAGCGTCTATGTCGATTCGCCGAGCCATCCGGTCGCGATCCACATGACCCTCACCGGTTGGGACATGCCCGGCGCCGATGTGGCCGGCAAAAACAAGAACACGACGAACCCTTCGATCGGTAGCTGGGTTGCCCGACTCAGAACCGAAAACAGCCGCGACTTGCCCCCCTACGTGGCGATCCCGCACGATGCTCAGTTGGGCATTCGCGTGCGCTACGCCACGGCCGGCCTCCTGGGCTCGACCTACGAACCGCTCTTCGCCGGCTTGCCTCCCGACACGTCGACGGGCATCTACGAGCCGCCGCGCGATCTACGCTTAAGCACCGGCATCGATTCGGCACGTCTCGAACAGCGGCTGTCGCTGCTCAACGCGATCGACCAACGAGCCCGCTGGTCGCAGCCGATCGCCTCGCTCGATCGCTACCATCGTCGCGCGTACGACATGCTCGCCGGCGACGCCGCGGGCGCGGCTTTCGACTTGAGCAGGGAAAGCGCCGCCGACCGTGAGCGCTACGGCAACCATCTGTGGGGCCAGCAAACGATTCTCGCCCGCCGCCTTGCCGAGTCGGGCGTGCCGTTCACGCTCGTCAACCTTACGCTCAACCAAGCGCACGGCCAGGATTGGGATACGCATGTCGACAACTTCGGCATGATGAAGAATACGTTGCTGCCGCCGATGGAACGGGCCGTGAGCGCGCTGCTCGACGATCTCGAAGCCCGCGGGCTGCTCGATACGACGCTCGTCGCCATGTTCGGCGAGTTCGGTCGCACGCCGCAAATCAATGCCCAAGGAGGCCGCGACCATTGGGCCAAGGTTTGCTCGGTGATGCTCGCCGGCGGCGGCTTGAAAAAGGGAGTCGTGGTCGGGGCAAGTACTCGCGCCGGCGACGTTCCGCTCGATCGGCCGATCCACTTCAACGACGTGCTCGCGACGATCTACCATCAGCTCGGGGTCTCGACCAGCGAAGTTCTTCACGACTCGCTCGGCCGCCCTTTCCCGGTCCTCGCCCACGGCGAACCGATCCGCGAATTGCTCGCTTAG